The following proteins are encoded in a genomic region of Sorangiineae bacterium MSr12523:
- a CDS encoding acyltransferase domain-containing protein, whose product MFKRFARSSRLEDALATIDSVATEFGHPGVRQALFDPEAPKAAELARTDPFALQLTVFAAAVGSFCRLHDAERDAVLAGHSLGELAALTVAGGFGLADGARLVCLRSEALQNAELPPGGMLAVELSERRAAHLVGTIGNRHLGVAVVNAPRWSVLSGPLEALNEAQRLCEAMSIRTRTLPSPYAFHSPALAVAAEAFASSASRIRQRPLRHVVYSPLLGDYVTDTTDCVDLLVKHLTTKVDFLGAVRSLHTEGMGAFVECGRSGLASLVRASVPDVTEVAEVAEVAPLMVVPTPTAPPTVQSVALKLRQLYAASLGFPEEAISVDADLEADLGIDSLKRTEMLAKVRAHFALPENVNDGQLHAHTTLSQLGALVVEAMGGVTDAPKPISSEVRVVAPTHRSDTGAVLSQLRELYASHLGFPVEAVLADTDLEADLGIDSLKRTEMIGKVGSIFELQDATNQGRFFAHNTLRELAGMISESLASTASFAGGRS is encoded by the coding sequence ATGTTCAAACGCTTCGCGCGTTCATCGCGGCTCGAGGACGCCCTGGCAACAATCGACTCCGTCGCTACCGAGTTTGGCCACCCGGGTGTCAGGCAAGCCCTGTTCGATCCAGAGGCTCCCAAGGCCGCCGAGCTGGCGCGTACCGATCCTTTTGCGCTGCAATTGACGGTGTTTGCCGCCGCCGTGGGGAGCTTTTGTCGCCTCCACGACGCGGAGCGAGACGCCGTGCTCGCTGGGCATAGCTTGGGGGAGTTGGCTGCGTTGACCGTGGCGGGGGGCTTTGGCCTCGCCGACGGGGCGCGGCTCGTGTGCCTGCGATCGGAGGCCCTGCAAAATGCCGAGCTCCCACCCGGCGGCATGCTCGCCGTGGAGCTTTCCGAGCGGCGGGCTGCGCACCTCGTGGGGACGATCGGCAATCGTCACCTGGGTGTTGCCGTCGTCAACGCCCCCCGATGGTCGGTTCTCTCGGGGCCTCTCGAGGCGTTGAACGAGGCGCAACGGCTTTGTGAGGCGATGTCCATTCGCACGCGCACGTTGCCGTCTCCTTATGCATTCCACAGCCCTGCGCTCGCCGTGGCCGCGGAGGCGTTTGCCTCGTCTGCGTCTCGCATCCGTCAGCGACCTTTGCGCCACGTCGTGTACTCTCCATTGCTCGGGGACTACGTCACCGACACGACGGACTGCGTCGACCTTCTGGTGAAGCACCTCACGACCAAGGTGGACTTCCTTGGCGCCGTACGGTCGCTCCATACCGAAGGGATGGGGGCTTTCGTCGAATGTGGGCGCAGCGGCCTCGCTTCGCTCGTGCGGGCGAGTGTGCCCGATGTGACGGAAGTGGCGGAGGTGGCGGAGGTGGCACCGCTCATGGTCGTCCCCACGCCCACGGCGCCTCCAACGGTGCAGTCCGTTGCTTTGAAGCTGCGGCAACTGTACGCGGCCTCCTTGGGTTTCCCCGAAGAGGCGATCTCCGTCGACGCCGATCTCGAGGCGGATCTGGGGATCGATTCGCTCAAGCGCACGGAGATGCTGGCCAAGGTGCGCGCGCACTTCGCGTTGCCCGAGAATGTGAACGATGGACAGCTGCATGCGCACACGACGCTCTCCCAGCTCGGGGCGCTGGTCGTGGAGGCCATGGGAGGCGTCACGGACGCTCCCAAGCCTATCTCGAGCGAGGTTCGGGTCGTCGCCCCAACGCATCGTTCGGACACGGGGGCCGTGCTCTCGCAGCTTCGGGAGCTCTACGCGTCGCACCTCGGGTTTCCCGTGGAGGCGGTCCTCGCGGATACGGATCTCGAGGCGGATCTGGGCATCGACTCCCTCAAGCGCACCGAGATGATCGGCAAAGTCGGCTCGATCTTCGAGCTGCAGGACGCCACGAACCAGGGCCGCTTTTTTGCTCATAACACGCTCCGTGAGCTCGCCGGGATGATCTCGGAATCCTTGGCTTCGACCGCTTCGTTCGCAGGAGGTCGGTCATGA